Proteins encoded by one window of uncultured Celeribacter sp.:
- a CDS encoding exonuclease domain-containing protein codes for MKIEHWSLRLRVFLFFAFLAVVAISGEAIGLYLGFARMDNPGAIDGFVFAGVIAGFATLAVVAWVWFLFDEHLARPIQRLAGGMLARAHADVDDSLDEKTARYLGDLAPAARAVTENLTATRNKLAESVAQETTRLIEEKEKLTALSAEMPLGIVLASGHHKIAFYNGTAADLLSADHAPGLDHSIFDFLRARPIQSAYTRLCAGEGGDGHVLPLTVATTHGGEVLSARMRLMHAPNEGDVTPPYVLTLDDVTSDLTVHAEREKLLSRLFATLRPSIASLQTTLAARDADDSLRSDPRLDRALVDEMSKLTGIIATLDDQYEAGKANWWPMAQVRSAELCDALSAQLQQDDITLAADASDAMVLTLDAVQIITLLSHIARHITRTGGRALSFLISRDEGAGAMLALGWSGDPLSVDLLENWLSETLDVGLVDMSGRDILEAHGTEIWPEFGRASRAVLKLPIREARRLRRPLGDGRRAVTYDFDLLSKTPPKELMDTPLSDLSYVVFDTETTGLLPSQGDEICQIAALRVVNGKVIETEALDQLVNPGRNIPKSATEVHHITNAMVKDAPKIDVAGRQLHSFARGAVLVAHNAPFDLEFLRRHEAEIGAKFTNPVLDTVLLSAIVFGQSEEHTLDAISTRLGVKIPPEARHTAMGDTIATADVFIKLLRMAEEKGIRTFGNALTEMRKHKRLLQDANGPA; via the coding sequence ATGAAAATTGAACACTGGTCTTTGCGGCTTCGGGTCTTTCTATTTTTCGCCTTTCTCGCGGTTGTCGCGATCTCCGGTGAGGCCATCGGGCTCTACCTCGGCTTTGCCCGGATGGACAACCCCGGCGCCATAGACGGGTTTGTCTTTGCCGGCGTGATCGCGGGGTTTGCCACGTTGGCCGTGGTGGCCTGGGTCTGGTTCCTGTTCGACGAACACCTCGCCCGCCCGATCCAGCGGCTCGCGGGTGGCATGCTGGCGCGGGCGCATGCCGATGTCGACGACTCTCTGGACGAGAAAACCGCGCGCTATCTGGGCGACTTGGCCCCCGCCGCCCGCGCGGTGACGGAAAACCTCACCGCCACCCGCAACAAACTGGCCGAAAGCGTCGCGCAAGAAACCACCCGGCTCATCGAGGAAAAAGAAAAACTCACGGCACTTTCCGCCGAGATGCCGCTTGGGATCGTGCTCGCCTCCGGTCATCACAAGATCGCTTTTTACAACGGCACCGCCGCCGATCTTTTGTCCGCCGATCACGCCCCCGGCCTCGATCATTCGATCTTCGATTTCCTGCGCGCGCGTCCGATTCAATCGGCCTACACGCGGCTTTGCGCCGGCGAAGGTGGCGATGGGCATGTGCTGCCCCTGACGGTTGCCACCACGCATGGCGGCGAGGTGCTCTCCGCCCGCATGCGTCTGATGCATGCGCCGAATGAGGGCGACGTCACGCCGCCTTATGTGCTGACGCTCGATGATGTGACCTCCGATCTCACCGTCCATGCCGAGCGCGAAAAGCTGCTGTCGCGCCTCTTCGCGACGCTGCGCCCCTCCATCGCCTCGCTGCAAACCACGCTGGCCGCTCGCGACGCCGACGACAGCCTGCGCAGCGATCCGCGTCTCGACCGCGCGCTTGTTGATGAGATGTCAAAACTCACCGGCATCATCGCCACCCTCGACGATCAATATGAGGCGGGCAAAGCGAACTGGTGGCCGATGGCACAGGTGCGCAGCGCGGAGCTTTGCGATGCGCTCTCTGCGCAGTTGCAACAGGATGACATTACGCTGGCTGCTGATGCCTCCGACGCCATGGTGCTCACCTTGGATGCGGTTCAAATCATCACACTTCTCTCCCATATCGCCCGCCACATCACCCGCACCGGTGGTCGCGCCCTGTCGTTTTTGATCAGCCGCGACGAGGGCGCAGGCGCGATGCTGGCGCTGGGGTGGAGTGGCGATCCCTTGTCGGTCGATCTGTTGGAAAACTGGCTCTCAGAGACGCTTGACGTGGGCCTCGTCGATATGAGCGGACGCGATATTTTGGAGGCCCATGGCACGGAGATCTGGCCCGAATTCGGACGCGCGTCGCGCGCGGTTCTGAAACTGCCGATCCGCGAAGCCCGTCGTTTGCGTCGCCCCCTGGGCGATGGTCGTCGCGCCGTGACCTATGACTTTGATCTTCTATCGAAAACCCCGCCGAAAGAGTTGATGGACACACCGCTCTCGGACCTGTCCTATGTGGTCTTCGACACGGAAACCACCGGGCTGTTGCCGTCCCAAGGCGACGAGATTTGCCAGATCGCCGCGCTCCGTGTGGTGAACGGCAAGGTGATCGAGACCGAAGCCCTCGACCAGCTCGTGAACCCCGGCCGTAACATCCCAAAATCCGCCACAGAAGTGCATCACATCACCAACGCCATGGTGAAGGACGCGCCCAAAATCGACGTGGCCGGACGGCAATTGCACAGCTTTGCCAGAGGTGCCGTGTTGGTCGCCCATAACGCGCCGTTTGATTTGGAATTCCTGCGCCGTCACGAGGCCGAGATCGGCGCGAAATTCACCAATCCCGTGCTCGACACCGTGCTTTTGTCCGCCATCGTTTTTGGCCAATCCGAAGAGCACACGCTGGATGCGATCTCCACACGTCTCGGCGTCAAAATCCCGCCAGAGGCACGTCACACCGCCATGGGGGACACGATTGCGACGGCGGATGTGTTTATCAAATTGCTGCGCATGGCCGAGGAAAAAGGCATCCGCACCTTTGGCAATGCCCTCACGGAGATGCGAAAACACAAACGGCTTTTGCAAGATGCCAATGGGCCCGCGTAG
- a CDS encoding sodium:solute symporter family protein, with translation MDQFTLNLIVVGATFALYIGIAIWARAGSTSEFYAAGRGVHPVVNGMATGADWMSAASFISMAGIISFGGYNTSAYLMGWTGGYVLLAMLIAPYLRKFGKFTVPEFIGDRFYSQTARTVAVICLITASLTYVIGQMTGVGVAFSRFLEVDNTTGLLIGAAIVFFYAVIGGMKGITYTQVAQYVVLIMAYTIPAIFISLKLTGNPVPPLGLFADAKSTGVPILETLNGMLQDLGFAEYTQQTDTTLNMFLFTMSLMIGTAGLPHVIVRFFTVPTVADARSSAGWALVFIALLYLTAPAVAAMARVNLIDTFYPNGTQSEAVSLEAIENNENLDWVRNWEQTGLLAFDDKNGDGLIEYNGSADNELTVNRDIITLANPEIANLPGWVIALVAAGGLAAALSTAAGLLMAISSAVSHDLIKSQINPSISEKGELLSARISMAVAIVIATYLGLNPPGFAAQTVALAFGLAASSIFPALLMGIFSKRINNKGAVAGMVAGLVVTLVYIFLHKGWFFIPGTNSFDDSNPLLLSIKSTSFGSIGALVNFAVAYVVSNATDEPPVEIQELVESVRIPRGAGGAVDH, from the coding sequence ATGGATCAGTTTACCCTCAACCTGATCGTTGTGGGCGCGACCTTTGCGCTCTACATCGGTATCGCGATCTGGGCCCGTGCGGGTTCCACATCTGAATTCTATGCCGCAGGCCGGGGCGTGCACCCGGTTGTCAACGGCATGGCCACGGGCGCGGACTGGATGTCTGCGGCCTCCTTCATCTCCATGGCGGGGATCATCTCTTTCGGCGGCTACAACACCTCGGCCTATCTTATGGGGTGGACCGGCGGCTACGTGTTGCTGGCCATGCTGATCGCGCCTTACCTGCGCAAATTCGGCAAATTCACCGTGCCCGAGTTCATCGGTGACCGTTTTTACAGCCAAACGGCACGCACCGTGGCCGTGATCTGCCTCATCACCGCGTCCCTGACCTATGTGATCGGCCAGATGACGGGCGTCGGCGTGGCCTTCTCGCGCTTCCTCGAAGTGGACAACACCACCGGTCTTTTGATCGGCGCGGCCATCGTGTTCTTCTACGCCGTGATCGGCGGGATGAAGGGCATCACCTACACGCAGGTTGCTCAGTACGTCGTTCTGATCATGGCCTACACCATCCCGGCGATCTTCATCTCGCTCAAGCTGACCGGCAACCCGGTGCCGCCTCTGGGTCTCTTTGCAGATGCGAAATCTACGGGTGTGCCGATCCTTGAGACCCTCAACGGGATGCTTCAGGATCTGGGCTTCGCGGAATACACGCAGCAAACCGACACCACGCTGAACATGTTCTTGTTCACCATGTCGCTGATGATCGGCACCGCCGGTCTACCGCATGTGATCGTGCGCTTCTTCACCGTGCCGACCGTGGCAGATGCACGGTCTTCCGCAGGTTGGGCGCTTGTGTTCATCGCACTTCTCTACCTCACCGCACCGGCTGTGGCCGCCATGGCCCGCGTCAACCTGATCGACACCTTCTACCCGAACGGCACACAGAGCGAAGCTGTCTCCCTTGAGGCCATCGAGAACAACGAGAACCTCGACTGGGTGCGCAACTGGGAACAAACCGGCCTGCTTGCCTTTGATGACAAGAACGGCGACGGTCTGATCGAGTACAACGGCTCTGCCGACAACGAGTTGACCGTGAACCGCGACATCATCACGCTGGCGAACCCTGAGATCGCGAACCTGCCAGGTTGGGTGATCGCTCTGGTCGCGGCCGGTGGTCTCGCCGCCGCTCTGTCCACCGCAGCCGGTCTGTTGATGGCGATTTCCTCGGCGGTCTCGCACGACCTCATCAAATCGCAGATCAACCCGTCCATCTCGGAAAAAGGCGAGTTGTTGTCGGCGCGTATCTCCATGGCCGTGGCCATCGTGATCGCGACCTACCTGGGCCTCAACCCTCCGGGCTTTGCCGCGCAAACCGTGGCTCTGGCCTTCGGTTTGGCAGCCTCCTCGATCTTCCCGGCTTTGCTGATGGGTATTTTCTCGAAGCGCATCAACAACAAGGGCGCCGTGGCCGGTATGGTCGCAGGTCTTGTGGTGACGCTCGTCTACATCTTCCTGCACAAGGGCTGGTTCTTCATCCCGGGCACCAACTCCTTTGACGACAGCAATCCGCTTCTGCTGTCGATCAAATCGACCTCCTTCGGGTCCATCGGCGCTCTGGTGAACTTCGCCGTGGCCTATGTGGTGTCCAACGCCACGGATGAACCGCCGGTCGAAATCCAGGAGCTGGTCGAAAGCGTCCGCATCCCGCGCGGTGCAGGCGGAGCCGTCGACCACTAA
- a CDS encoding response regulator yields the protein MADQKRILLVEDEDNIAIAIEVLLTRAGYELLRVSHGDQALPNIRAQKPDLVLLDVTLPGLSGYEVCQRLRLDAELAHIPVLMMSARASEAEQRKGVAMGANAFLTKPFAMSDLLGSVARLIAGGAHEN from the coding sequence ATGGCAGATCAAAAGCGCATCCTTCTGGTTGAGGATGAGGACAATATCGCCATCGCCATCGAGGTGTTGTTGACCCGCGCGGGCTATGAGCTTTTGCGCGTGTCCCATGGCGATCAGGCCCTCCCCAACATTCGCGCGCAAAAGCCCGATCTCGTGCTTCTTGACGTGACGCTTCCGGGGCTGTCGGGCTATGAGGTCTGCCAACGTCTGCGCCTTGATGCCGAATTGGCGCACATCCCCGTGCTGATGATGTCCGCGCGTGCCTCCGAGGCCGAACAGCGCAAAGGTGTGGCGATGGGCGCGAATGCATTTTTGACAAAACCCTTTGCCATGAGTGATCTTTTGGGCTCCGTCGCCCGCCTGATCGCAGGAGGAGCGCATGAAAATTGA
- a CDS encoding DUF294 nucleotidyltransferase-like domain-containing protein, with amino-acid sequence MNATSKIIDFLQITHPYDVLPQSELAELATGFSRKTYAEGEVIYAHGELLEGLYLIKDGSVEITDANGAQMSLLQKSNHFGERGLLRDGVAATTATAASACTVLLLTPEAFKSEVAANPEFARYFNRGQARPKSASGLMTQHVSDLMAHAPVTCAETSTIAECARLMRDAKVSSVAVTEGERLLGLVTVRDMTNKVLAEGRDTALPISTIMAKEPITLTPGALGTDVIHVMLENHIGHLPIVEGGKLVGMVTQTDITRFFGSSQTQMVFDLSKAESIADMAAVTARLPEFLMQLVGSHLAHDVVTRKITDIADIVTRRLLKMAEEEFGPAPMPYLWAACGSQGRREQTGVSDQDNCLIIDNAATDADMDYFRKLARFVCDGLDACGYVYCPGDMMAMADRWCQPLSVWEGYFNKWIAAPDNEAQMLASVMYDLRPIAGEERLFAPLQKTALEAAAKNSIFVAHMISNSLKHTPPLGLLRGFATIKSGEHRNQLDMKANGVVPIVDLGRVYALQGKLSEANTRARIEGAIEAGVISKTGGKDLLAAYDMIATARLEQQAEQVRSGRKPDNFLSPSALPAFERSHLRDAFVIVRTMQSSLGSSSARS; translated from the coding sequence GTGAACGCCACATCAAAGATCATCGACTTCCTTCAGATCACCCACCCCTATGACGTGCTGCCCCAAAGTGAATTGGCCGAGCTTGCCACCGGGTTCTCGCGCAAGACCTATGCCGAGGGCGAAGTGATCTATGCCCATGGCGAATTGCTCGAAGGTCTCTATCTGATCAAGGACGGCTCCGTCGAAATCACCGATGCCAATGGTGCACAGATGTCGCTGTTGCAAAAGTCGAACCATTTCGGCGAGCGCGGGCTGTTGCGCGATGGCGTGGCGGCGACCACGGCGACGGCGGCCTCCGCTTGCACGGTGCTGTTGCTCACGCCCGAGGCCTTCAAATCCGAAGTGGCCGCAAACCCCGAATTTGCCCGCTATTTCAATCGCGGCCAGGCGCGTCCCAAATCCGCCTCGGGTCTGATGACCCAACATGTTTCCGATCTCATGGCCCATGCGCCCGTGACCTGTGCGGAAACCTCCACCATTGCCGAGTGCGCGCGACTGATGCGCGACGCAAAAGTGTCGTCGGTGGCAGTGACAGAGGGTGAACGCCTGTTGGGCCTCGTCACCGTGCGCGACATGACGAACAAGGTCTTGGCCGAGGGCCGTGACACCGCCCTGCCCATATCGACCATCATGGCAAAAGAGCCGATCACACTCACCCCCGGCGCGCTTGGCACCGATGTGATCCACGTCATGCTGGAGAACCACATCGGGCATTTGCCCATCGTCGAAGGTGGCAAACTGGTCGGCATGGTCACACAGACCGACATCACCCGGTTCTTTGGATCGAGCCAGACCCAGATGGTTTTTGACCTAAGCAAGGCCGAAAGCATTGCCGATATGGCCGCCGTCACCGCGCGTCTGCCGGAATTTCTCATGCAACTCGTCGGCAGCCATCTCGCCCATGACGTGGTCACCCGCAAAATCACCGACATCGCGGACATCGTCACCCGGCGGTTGTTGAAAATGGCCGAAGAGGAATTCGGTCCCGCCCCCATGCCCTATCTCTGGGCCGCCTGCGGGTCCCAAGGCCGACGCGAACAGACCGGCGTGTCGGATCAGGACAATTGTCTGATCATCGACAACGCGGCAACCGACGCGGACATGGACTACTTCCGCAAATTGGCGCGCTTTGTCTGCGACGGGCTGGACGCCTGCGGCTATGTCTATTGCCCGGGCGATATGATGGCCATGGCCGACCGCTGGTGCCAGCCCCTCTCCGTTTGGGAAGGCTATTTCAACAAATGGATCGCCGCCCCCGACAATGAGGCCCAGATGCTGGCCTCCGTCATGTATGACCTGCGCCCCATCGCAGGCGAGGAGCGCCTCTTCGCACCGTTGCAGAAAACTGCGCTGGAGGCGGCGGCGAAGAATTCGATCTTTGTCGCGCATATGATTTCGAACTCTTTGAAACACACGCCGCCTCTGGGCCTCTTGCGCGGCTTTGCGACGATCAAATCCGGCGAGCATCGCAATCAGCTCGACATGAAAGCCAACGGCGTCGTCCCCATCGTCGATTTGGGCCGGGTCTACGCGCTTCAGGGCAAGCTCTCTGAGGCCAACACCCGCGCGCGGATCGAAGGCGCGATCGAAGCCGGGGTGATTTCGAAAACCGGCGGCAAGGACCTCTTGGCCGCCTACGACATGATCGCCACTGCGCGTCTCGAACAACAGGCTGAACAGGTCCGCAGCGGCCGCAAACCCGACAATTTCCTGAGCCCTTCGGCGCTTCCGGCGTTCGAGCGCTCCCACCTGCGCGATGCCTTCGTCATCGTGCGCACCATGCAATCTTCGCTCGGATCAAGCTCCGCGCGCTCATAA